The proteins below come from a single Oscillospiraceae bacterium genomic window:
- a CDS encoding PLP-dependent aminotransferase family protein, with product MEYTFSDRISGVQPSAIREIFKVLEDPTVISLAAGNPSPETFPANDMARIASDLFRDRPGPALQYGITEGYGPLREQTAARLRARSGVGGPDDDLIITSGGQQGLDLAARVLLNEGDVVICEDPSFIGALNALRAYNAKLVGVPMDAQGMDVEALERTLRDTPRAKFIYTIPTFQNPSGATLPADRRARMLALAHRYNVLIVEDDPYFELRYSGVPVPAVKSLDTDGRVIYLGSYSKVISPGMRVGFVCAPREIVAKMTVAKQVSDVHTNLFFQMVVSEYLQRCDLDAHIADCRRLYVQRRDRMFAHVRGWGDRVRSVCPDGGLFLWCELPDGYDGMALCRLGGRRKVAAVPGQTFAVDDQRSSPGFRLNFSMPTPEQIDRGMVLFGEALDELLTGRG from the coding sequence ATGGAGTACACATTTTCAGACCGAATCTCGGGGGTGCAGCCCTCGGCCATTCGGGAAATTTTTAAAGTGCTAGAGGACCCGACCGTCATCTCGCTGGCTGCGGGCAATCCCTCGCCCGAGACGTTTCCGGCCAATGACATGGCGCGGATCGCCTCCGACCTCTTTCGAGACCGCCCCGGACCGGCGCTGCAGTACGGCATCACAGAGGGGTACGGGCCTCTGCGCGAGCAGACGGCCGCCCGGCTGCGCGCGCGTAGCGGTGTCGGTGGCCCAGACGACGACCTGATCATCACCAGCGGCGGCCAGCAGGGGTTGGATCTGGCGGCGCGGGTGCTGCTCAATGAGGGCGATGTCGTCATCTGCGAGGACCCAAGCTTCATCGGCGCGCTGAACGCCCTGCGCGCGTATAACGCGAAACTTGTGGGCGTGCCGATGGACGCGCAGGGCATGGACGTGGAGGCCCTGGAGCGCACGCTGCGGGACACGCCACGGGCCAAATTTATCTATACAATCCCGACATTTCAAAACCCCAGCGGCGCTACGCTGCCGGCCGACCGGCGGGCGCGGATGCTCGCGCTCGCACACCGGTACAATGTGCTGATTGTGGAGGACGATCCCTACTTTGAACTGCGCTATTCGGGCGTGCCCGTGCCGGCCGTTAAGAGCTTGGACACCGATGGCCGCGTTATTTATCTCGGTTCGTATTCCAAAGTGATCTCGCCCGGCATGCGGGTGGGTTTCGTGTGCGCTCCGCGCGAGATTGTCGCCAAGATGACCGTGGCCAAACAGGTCTCTGATGTACACACCAACCTGTTCTTTCAGATGGTGGTTTCGGAGTATTTGCAGCGGTGCGACCTGGACGCCCACATTGCGGACTGCCGCCGTTTGTATGTCCAGCGCCGTGACCGCATGTTTGCCCATGTGCGCGGCTGGGGCGACCGGGTGCGCAGTGTCTGCCCGGACGGCGGGCTCTTCCTGTGGTGCGAACTGCCGGACGGGTACGACGGCATGGCGCTGTGCCGGTTGGGGGGCCGGCGCAAAGTGGCGGCTGTGCCGGGTCAGACCTTCGCCGTGGACGACCAGAGATCCTCTCCCGGGTTTCGCCTCAACTTTTCCATGCCCACGCCCGAGCAGATCGACCGCGGTATGGTGCTCTTCGGCGAGGCCCTGGACGAGCTGCTGACCGGGCGCGGCTGA